The sequence below is a genomic window from Flavobacterium sediminilitoris.
AAGCTCGATTTTCCTGAACCAGATAATCCTGTAACAACAACAAGTTTATTCCGTGGAATAGCAACATCAATATTTTTAAGGTTATGCAATTGTGCACCTTTTATTAAAATATTTTTTTTAGGTTCAAGTTTTGAAAAGTCAGTTGTTTGCATTGTTATTTTGTAAGATTTGCAAACTTACATAAATTAAGAACATTAGCCAATATTATAATGTAGTTGTGTGTTTTTATATATACTATTAATTCAGAATAAAATAATTAAGAAATAGTTAGTTTTTTATGTAATAAAGTAATAATATGATTAACATAATAGCCTCATTATCATGTTTTTTTTGATTTTTATGTAATAAATTAGAATAAAAGTTAAAAATAATTTGGTAAGTAGAGAATAAATGCTTTATTTTTGAAACGAAATAACCACTTTAACCAAAAAGATTAGCCTATAGCAAAAAAATACTTTTAGAGATACTAATGCAATTTAACTAAAAGTTATTTATTATGGATAATCTTGCACTTTCTGATGCAATTCTTGTTAAAAAATATATTGAAGGTGATGAATCATCTTTGTCAGTTCTAATAGAACGTCATCAATCAAAAATCTACGGCTTTATTTATACCAAAATTCAAGATAGAGATATTTGTGATGATATATTTCAAGATACTTTTATTAAAGTTATAAAGACTTTAAAAACAAAATCATATAATGAAGAAGGGAAGTTTCTACCATGGGTTATGCGAATTGCTCACAATTTAGTAATTGACTATTTTAGAAAATCTAAAAGAATGCCTATGCAAAGAGATTCGAAAGAATTCTCAGTATTTTCTTTTTTGTCTGATTCTAGTTTAAATGTAGAAAACAGAATTATAACCGAACAAATTGAAAATGATTTAAACAAACTAATAGATGAACTTCCTGAAGATCAAAAAGAGGTTTTAATAATGCGTATTTATCAAGATTTGAGTTTTAAAGAAATTGCAGATTCAACAGGTGTAAGCATTAACACTGCATTAGGTAGAATGAGATATGCAATAATGAATTTGAGAAAAGTTATTGAAAAGAACCAAATTATTTTAACTGCCTAAAACAATATTTGATTTTTTGTTGCGTTATAGATGAAAACAATTATTATTTCCTATGGCAAAACTTTACTCAAAAGAGAAATCAAAATCTAAAGGTATGTTACCAAAAAAAGAAACGATTTCATTTCTACTTAATTATTCAAGATCATTAAGTATTGTTAAAATCAATAAAATTTCATTTGAAATTATAGCAAATTAAAGAAAAAGGCTTCTTTTATGAAGCCTTTTTCTTTTTATATTCATCTAAAACTGATTTTCGTCCAATGGTTTTGGTGATAATATCTTTTTCTAAATCCCAACCACGAGCTGGAGAATATTCTCTTCCATACCAAATAATTTGTAAGTGTAAATCATTCCAATGGTCTTTTGGGAAAATTCGTTTTGCATCTTTTTCGGTTTGCTGAACATTTTTTCCATTTGTTAAATTCCAACGATACATTAAACGATGTATATGAGTATCTACTGGAAAAGCAGGAACTCCAAATGCTTGACTCATAACTACACTAGCGGTTTTATGACCAACTGCGGGTAAACTTTCTAGTGCTTCAAAACTTTGAGGAACTTTTCCATTATATTTTTCAATTAATATTTCAGATAAACCATGTATCCCTTTTGATTTCATAGGTGATAAGCCACAAGGACGTATAATTTCTTTAATTTCTTCTATGCTCATTTTCACCATATCATAAGGGTTATCTGCTTTTTCAAATAATAAAGGTGTTATCTGATTTACTCTTACATCAGTACATTGAGCAGAAAGTAAAACCGCAATTAATAATGTATAAGGATCTTTATGGTCAAGTGGAATAGGAATTTCGGGATATAATTCGTTTAACGTATTTATAACAAACGTTATTTTCTCAGTCTTCGTCATTTTTGTATTTTTATAGTTTAATAAACTTTACACAAAGTTAAACTTTAAACACTTTAAACAAAATAGAATGACAACATTAAAAAAAGGGGATAAAGCTCCTAGTTTTTCAGGGTTAGATCAAAATGGAAAAAAACATACTTTAGAAGATTATATAGGTAAAAAGTTAGTCGTTTTCTTTTATCCCAAAGCAAGTACACCAGGTTGTACGGCAGAAGCGTGTGATTTGAGAGATAATTTTGAGCGTTTTAAGGCTAATAATTATACATTATTAGGAGTTAGTGCAGATAGTGCAAAAGCACAAACAAAGTTTATTGAAAAGCATGAATTGCCTTTTCCTTTATTAGCAGATGAAAATAAATCAGTCATTGAAGCATTTGGAGTTTGGGGACCAAAAAAATTCATGGGAAGAGAATATGATGGAATTCATAGAACTACTTTTATAATTGATGAAAATGGAATTATTGATGAAGTTATAGAAAAAGTGAAGACAAAAGAGCATGCAGCTCAAATATTGAAATAATAAAAGTGCCAAGTAAAAACTTGGCACTTTTTGGTTTTACTTTATTTTATCTTTTACTGGTTGATAACCAAATAATTGATGTGTTTTTATTAAATTAGGAATTCCTTCTGGAAGCATTTCTTCCCAACCTGGTTCTCCATTTCCAATCATTTTTAGTACTTGTCTTGAGAAAATATCTAAATTTTTTTCATCGAAATCGGTTATATCAACTACTTTTCCATTGAATTTAAAGAATTTGTATAATTCTTTCATTCTAGGATGTACTTTTAAGTTGTCAGAATTTACAATAGTTCCATCATCTTCTTTCATTGGATATAAATAAACCTTTAAATCACGATAGAATAGTTTACCAAACGCTTCAAGTATTCCACCAGATAAATGGCGATAATATTTTTCATCAAATATGTCTACTAAATTGTTTACACCCATTGCAAGTCCCATTCTTGCTTTTGTATAATTAGAGAAATATTCAACTACTTTAAAATATTCTTGGAAATTAGAAATCATAACAGTTTGTCCTAATGAACATAACAATTCTGCTCTATCTAAGAAGTCTCTTTCGTCAATTTCTCCTTCTGCTTTTAAATTTGAAAGTGTAATTTCAAAAACTACAAATGTATTTTCAGGATCTACTTTCTTTTCTTCAATAAACATATTATATGACTTTTTGTACATATTCATGTTTACTTTAGTTACAGGTCTAAAACTACCTCTTAGTGCTAATATATTTTTTTTATATAAAACAGCAGCAGGTAATATATTATGACCATCTGGACCAAACATTACGGCATCGGTCATTCCATTTTTAACTAATTGCAGACTCATAAGTCTATTGTCTACATCAGCAAAACGAGGACCAGAAAAATTGATAGTATCAATTTCTAATTGATCTTTATCTAAATGATCGTATAAATAACGTAATAATTTTTTAGGATCATTATATTTATAAAAAGCACCATATATTAGGTTAACTCCTAAAATACCTAATGTTTCTTGTTGAAGTTTAGCATCTGTTTCTTTAAAACGAATGTGAAGTGTTATTTCGTTATAATCTTCATCTGGTTCAACTTGATATTTAATACCAACCCATCCATGTCCTTTATATTGTTTTGCAAAATCTATTGTAGCAACAGTGTTTGCATAACTAAAAAATATTTTATTTGGATGTTTGTCTCTTTTTAAACGCTCTTCTGTTAACTGATTTTCATGTGCTAACATTTTTTTTAGCCTACTTTCAGTAACATATCTTCCATCATCTTCAACACCATAAATAGCATCACTAAAGTCTTTGTCATAAGCAGACATAGCCTTAGCTATAGTTCCTGATGAAGCACCTGCTCTAAAAAAATGACGAACCGTTTCTTGGCCTGCACCAATCTCTGCGAAGGTTCCATATATGCTCTCATTTAAATTGATTCGTAAGGCTTTATCTTTTATAGAAGGAATTTGTTCAATAACTTTATCTCCTCTTACTTTTATGTCTGTAATTATACTTTTCATTAAAGTGTTTTTTTATTGGTATTTGCAGTGGTTGATTCTTACTTTATGCAAAGTTAATTAAAATGATAAAAACTACTACAAATATTCTTATTTTTGTGAAGTATGAATGATATAAAAGTATATTTTTTAGGAACTGGCACTTCTCAAGGTATTCCTGTTATTGGAAGTAATCATTCGGTGTGTTTAAGTAAAGATAAAAAAGACAAGCGATTAAGAGTGGCTGTATGGGTCTATTCAGATGATTTTTCAATAGTTATAGATTGCGGTCCCGATTTTAGACAACAAATGTTAACTTCAAAATGTCAGTATATAGATTCATTATTAATTACTCATGAACATGCAGATCATACTGCTGGATTAGATGATATTCGTCCTTTTTACTTTAAACAAGGTGATATTTCAATTTATGCACATACTAGAGTCCTTAAAAATTTAGCAAAACGATTTGATTATATTTTTGAATCTGAAAATAAGTATCCTGGTGCTCCATCTGTTATTCCTATTGAAGTTAAAGAAAATGAAAGCTTTAAAATTAAAAAC
It includes:
- a CDS encoding RNA polymerase sigma factor, giving the protein MDNLALSDAILVKKYIEGDESSLSVLIERHQSKIYGFIYTKIQDRDICDDIFQDTFIKVIKTLKTKSYNEEGKFLPWVMRIAHNLVIDYFRKSKRMPMQRDSKEFSVFSFLSDSSLNVENRIITEQIENDLNKLIDELPEDQKEVLIMRIYQDLSFKEIADSTGVSINTALGRMRYAIMNLRKVIEKNQIILTA
- a CDS encoding endonuclease III domain-containing protein, giving the protein MTKTEKITFVINTLNELYPEIPIPLDHKDPYTLLIAVLLSAQCTDVRVNQITPLLFEKADNPYDMVKMSIEEIKEIIRPCGLSPMKSKGIHGLSEILIEKYNGKVPQSFEALESLPAVGHKTASVVMSQAFGVPAFPVDTHIHRLMYRWNLTNGKNVQQTEKDAKRIFPKDHWNDLHLQIIWYGREYSPARGWDLEKDIITKTIGRKSVLDEYKKKKAS
- the bcp gene encoding thioredoxin-dependent thiol peroxidase, which gives rise to MTTLKKGDKAPSFSGLDQNGKKHTLEDYIGKKLVVFFYPKASTPGCTAEACDLRDNFERFKANNYTLLGVSADSAKAQTKFIEKHELPFPLLADENKSVIEAFGVWGPKKFMGREYDGIHRTTFIIDENGIIDEVIEKVKTKEHAAQILK
- a CDS encoding MBL fold metallo-hydrolase, with amino-acid sequence MKVYFLGTGTSQGIPVIGSNHSVCLSKDKKDKRLRVAVWVYSDDFSIVIDCGPDFRQQMLTSKCQYIDSLLITHEHADHTAGLDDIRPFYFKQGDISIYAHTRVLKNLAKRFDYIFESENKYPGAPSVIPIEVKENESFKIKNQIIEPINVWHGNLQVFGYKIRDFVYLTDVKKVDQTEIEKIKKCKVLVVNCLREEPHNTHFNLEEALDFISLVQPKKAYLTHISHLLGFHGEVQKKLPKNVFLAYDNLEISI